The DNA segment ATTTAGCAAATGCAATGCCTTTGATTGTGTGGACAGCACAACCAGACGGCACAATGGATTATTACAATCAAAGGTGGTTTGACTATACCGGATTGACGCCTGAGCAAAACACAGGTTCGCAGTGGCAAGCAATTATTCATCCTGATGATTTACCTGAGTGTCTCCATCATTGGCATCATGCTGTCAGTACTGGAACCTTTTATGAAATTGAATATCGTTTTCGGCGTAAAGATGGTATCTATCGCTGGCACTTAGGAAGAGCTTTACCTGTACGCGACACTAACGAACAAATTTTGTCTTGGGTAGGAACTGCAACAGACATTGACGATCGCAAACGCTTCGAGGAAGCCCTCAAAGAAAGCGAAGCCCGCTTTCGGAGTATGGCAGACAATGCGCCAGTCATGATTTGGGTATCTGGAACCGATACGCAATGTCATTGGTTCAATCAACCGTGGCTAGAGTTCACAGGACGGAAGATGGAGGAAGAAGTTGGTGATGGCTGGGCACAAAGAGTTCATCCTGAAGACAAAGAACCTTGCCTCAATATTTACCTCAAAGCATTTGCAACCCGTCAGCGCTTTGAGATGGAATATCGCTTTCAACGTGCAGATGGCGAGTATCGCTGGTTAGTTGATACTGGTGTACCGCGTTTTACACCAAGTGGCGACTTCGCGGGATACATTGGCTCTTGTATTGATATTACTGAACGTAAATCTAATGAAGAAGCGCTGAGGCATCGTGCCGAGGAACTGACTTATTTAACAAAAATGTTAGCAACGACAAATACTGCTTTAGAAAAGCGTAACCAAGAGTTGGATCAATTTGCTTATGTCGCCTCCCACGACTTGAAAGCACCCTTAAGAGCGATCGCTAATCTGTCGCAGTGGATTGAGGATGATATTGCAGAGCAACTCGGTGCCGAAAACAGGCGTCAGATGGAGTTGTTGCGCGGGCGCGTACATCGACTCGAAGCATTAATTGATGGTTTATTGCAGTACTCCCGTGTAGGACGCATAGCAACACCTACTGAATTTGTCAGTGTGAAAAACTTGCTCAATGAAGTGTTAACGATGCTTGCACCACCACCAGAATTTACAATCGCGATCGCTCAGGATTTACCTGCACTGCGTACTCAAAAGATGCCACTATTTCAAGTGTTCAGCAATCTCATCAGTAATGCGATTAAACACCACGATCGACTTGATGGCAATATCAGGATCTCTGCAACAGATCGAGGAGATTTTTACGAGTTTACAGTGGCAGATGATGGTCCAGGCATCGCAGCAGTGTATCACGAAAAAGTGTTTGGCATCTTTCAAACATTAGAAGCGCGTGATAAAGTCGAAAACACTGGGGTTGGTCTTGCGATTGTCAAAAAAATTGTAGAAAGTCAAGGAGGACGCATCTATCTTGCGTCTCAAGAAGGTCAAGGAGCCACTTTTCGCTTTACTTGGTCAAAGTAGCAATAGTATAGCAGGGGTGAGGAAGTTATGAGTTATGAGTTATGAGTTTTGAGTTGAAGAAAGTTATGAGTGTTGAATCTTCAAAACTTTAAATAACATTTTAATCATCTTGACCATTGCTATATTTGTCAAATCCCAGCAACGTCAGTTCGACAGCAAAGGCTTAGCGCATGACTCCTCGGCTAATCTAAACTTGACTTATCTTCATAAATTTCTACAACTTTTGTTTCTTCATTAGTCCACGGAGGTGGACTTCGTTTGTTCAGCGGCTAGTCATCCAGCTATCGATCAAATTCTGCTCAACTCTCTCACATGACCAATCCAGACACCATCACAGGTACACACAACCTTAACTTAGTTATTCTCTCAA comes from the Gloeocapsopsis sp. IPPAS B-1203 genome and includes:
- a CDS encoding PAS domain-containing protein → MDTRQEDSDKLGANQLWGFVKALHPEDRHRITQRTSAIAQGQQYEIKYRLLAADGHYHWFSEQGTPVIAAGQIQDWIVSCTPVDKENGLEEPLKALQESEQRYRSLVIATSQIVWTTDAEGKVDDIPAWRAYTGQTVAEVQGWSWISAVHPEDRDRTAQTWNSAVEHKTLYNTEYRIRGADGNYRYFWARGVPVIAEDGSIREWVGICADIHERKQVEEELKKSEKRYRDLANAMPLIVWTAQPDGTMDYYNQRWFDYTGLTPEQNTGSQWQAIIHPDDLPECLHHWHHAVSTGTFYEIEYRFRRKDGIYRWHLGRALPVRDTNEQILSWVGTATDIDDRKRFEEALKESEARFRSMADNAPVMIWVSGTDTQCHWFNQPWLEFTGRKMEEEVGDGWAQRVHPEDKEPCLNIYLKAFATRQRFEMEYRFQRADGEYRWLVDTGVPRFTPSGDFAGYIGSCIDITERKSNEEALRHRAEELTYLTKMLATTNTALEKRNQELDQFAYVASHDLKAPLRAIANLSQWIEDDIAEQLGAENRRQMELLRGRVHRLEALIDGLLQYSRVGRIATPTEFVSVKNLLNEVLTMLAPPPEFTIAIAQDLPALRTQKMPLFQVFSNLISNAIKHHDRLDGNIRISATDRGDFYEFTVADDGPGIAAVYHEKVFGIFQTLEARDKVENTGVGLAIVKKIVESQGGRIYLASQEGQGATFRFTWSK